A single region of the Halopiger xanaduensis SH-6 genome encodes:
- a CDS encoding ABC transporter permease, translated as MRNSRERLGTAAFRLGYAAIVAFLLLPLLVVVVTSFSASSQLVFPPESYTMASYLAFFENNAWLEAFDNSLIVGLGTTVVATILGVTAAFGQEIDDGAAGRVLVPLVLLPLLIPPVIFGVTLLVYFNELGLQDTYLSLILAHTLWATPLVYFVMRSVFSRFDWQQLDAARDLGAGPIRSFVHVVLPNVKHGIFVGALLAFIVSLQEFVMALFLSGDSTATIPVVAWNTLRDSLDPIVSVVSTFLILISIVALLLAVVATNLQWVAKQLS; from the coding sequence ATGCGTAATTCCCGCGAGCGACTCGGCACCGCCGCGTTCCGACTCGGTTACGCGGCGATCGTGGCGTTCCTGCTGCTCCCGCTGCTCGTGGTCGTCGTGACCTCGTTCTCGGCCTCGAGCCAGCTCGTCTTCCCGCCGGAGAGCTACACGATGGCGTCGTACCTGGCGTTCTTCGAAAACAACGCGTGGCTCGAGGCGTTCGACAACAGTCTGATCGTCGGCCTCGGGACGACCGTGGTCGCGACGATTCTGGGCGTGACGGCGGCGTTCGGACAGGAGATCGACGACGGCGCGGCCGGTCGCGTCCTCGTCCCGCTCGTGCTCTTGCCGCTGCTGATCCCGCCGGTCATCTTCGGCGTCACGCTGCTGGTCTACTTCAACGAGCTCGGGCTGCAGGACACCTACCTGAGCCTGATCCTCGCGCACACGCTGTGGGCGACGCCGCTGGTGTACTTCGTCATGCGGTCGGTGTTCAGCCGCTTCGACTGGCAGCAGTTGGACGCGGCCCGCGACCTCGGCGCCGGACCGATTCGCTCGTTCGTCCACGTCGTGCTGCCGAACGTGAAACACGGGATCTTCGTCGGCGCCCTGCTGGCCTTTATCGTCAGCCTGCAGGAGTTCGTGATGGCGCTGTTCCTCTCGGGCGACAGCACCGCGACGATCCCGGTCGTCGCCTGGAACACGCTGCGGGACTCGCTGGATCCGATCGTCAGCGTCGTCTCGACGTTCCTGATCCTC
- a CDS encoding ABC transporter permease, with protein MSGTHTSTSTAADAGAGGGVLARLRAPLAAAPSSRRALLLMAPLLVFEALIFVVPFLMLLRISFAEGATAAAYQPGTWSLEAYAGVLESGLAWDVIQYSFAIGAAVTVITIALGLCYAYAIWRADGVVQSILLFAVVLPLLTTLVVKTYAFRPLLTPEGTLNDVLMGLHVISEPVSIVPGTAGAIIGQVYIVLPYAVLAIYSVMATMDWQLVEAARDLGASRPRSVLEVVVPRAMPGIIVATVISFAWSVGAYAAPFLLAGGDISFAVRVEKQLLQNFQWPEATALSVIMIVLMLASIAAIVGALSRFGGEFDYA; from the coding sequence ATGTCGGGAACGCACACATCTACATCCACGGCCGCAGACGCCGGTGCCGGCGGCGGCGTCCTCGCCCGACTCCGCGCGCCGCTGGCTGCGGCTCCGAGTTCGCGGCGAGCGCTGTTGCTGATGGCGCCGCTGCTCGTCTTCGAGGCGCTGATCTTCGTCGTTCCGTTCCTCATGCTGCTGCGGATCAGCTTCGCGGAAGGGGCGACGGCCGCGGCCTACCAGCCCGGAACGTGGTCGCTCGAGGCGTACGCGGGCGTCCTCGAGAGCGGTCTCGCGTGGGACGTCATCCAGTACTCGTTCGCGATCGGCGCCGCGGTGACGGTCATCACGATCGCGCTCGGGTTGTGCTACGCCTACGCGATCTGGCGAGCCGACGGCGTCGTTCAGTCGATTCTGCTGTTCGCCGTCGTGCTGCCGCTGTTGACCACGCTGGTCGTCAAGACGTACGCGTTCCGCCCGCTGTTGACGCCCGAAGGGACGCTCAACGACGTGCTGATGGGACTGCACGTGATCTCGGAGCCCGTTTCGATCGTCCCCGGAACGGCCGGCGCGATCATCGGGCAGGTCTACATCGTACTGCCCTACGCCGTGCTGGCGATCTACAGCGTCATGGCGACGATGGACTGGCAACTGGTCGAGGCCGCCCGCGACCTCGGCGCCAGCCGACCGCGGTCCGTCCTCGAGGTCGTCGTCCCCCGGGCCATGCCGGGGATCATCGTCGCGACGGTGATCTCCTTCGCCTGGAGCGTCGGCGCCTACGCCGCGCCGTTCCTGCTTGCCGGCGGCGACATCTCCTTCGCCGTCCGCGTGGAGAAACAACTGCTCCAGAACTTCCAGTGGCCCGAGGCGACGGCGCTCTCGGTCATCATGATCGTTCTGATGCTCGCGAGCATCGCCGCGATCGTCGGCGCGCTCAGCCGCTTCGGAGGTGAGTTCGACTATGCGTAA